The Fructilactobacillus ixorae genome has a window encoding:
- a CDS encoding malolactic enzyme: protein MTKSQAIVNNPFLNKGTAFTEAERKALNLEGMLPPRVQTLDQQVERVYAEYQQKSNDLEKRVYLMSIFNENRVLFYATFAKHVSEFMPVVYDPTIAESIENYSRMYVNPQNAAFLSINDGSRETIRQSLLNAAEGRDIELLVVTDGEGILGIGDWATQGIDIPVGKLMVYTAAAGIDPAKVLPVVLDAGTTRDALRKDPLYVGLDQERDYSDKYYQFVDNFVQEAEDLFPNLYLHFEDFGRANAANILDKYKDQFLVFNDDIQGTGIIVLAGVLGALNISGEKMTDQTYLCYGAGTAGAGIAQRVCEEMVQAGLSEAEAKKHFYMVDKQGLLFDDMPDLTPAQKAFARSRSEFENSETLTDLLSIVKAVQPTIMVGTSTNPGSFTEDVVKEMAAHTERPIILPISNPTKLCEAKAADLIKWTDGRALVATGVPSAPVEYNGVTYEIGQANNALVYPGIGLGAIAATATTLNDEMISAAAHSLGGIVDPSQPGAAILPPVDQLTKFSQTVANAVAQSAVDQGVTREKISDVKGAVENEKWYPVYTDLTNLANK from the coding sequence ATGACAAAGAGCCAAGCAATCGTTAACAATCCCTTTCTGAACAAGGGAACTGCGTTTACGGAAGCAGAACGAAAAGCGTTAAACCTGGAAGGAATGCTACCACCGCGCGTTCAAACCCTCGATCAACAGGTAGAACGAGTTTACGCTGAATACCAACAAAAGAGTAACGACCTGGAAAAACGGGTTTACTTGATGAGTATTTTCAACGAAAACCGGGTGCTATTTTACGCAACGTTTGCTAAGCACGTTAGTGAATTCATGCCCGTGGTGTACGACCCGACGATTGCAGAATCAATTGAAAACTACAGTCGGATGTACGTAAACCCACAAAATGCCGCCTTCTTGTCAATTAACGATGGCAGCCGGGAAACGATTCGGCAAAGTTTACTTAACGCTGCTGAAGGTCGTGACATCGAACTGTTAGTGGTGACTGATGGGGAAGGAATTCTGGGAATCGGTGACTGGGCAACCCAGGGAATTGACATTCCGGTTGGAAAACTGATGGTTTACACAGCGGCTGCTGGCATTGATCCTGCGAAGGTCTTACCAGTGGTCTTAGATGCCGGCACGACGCGGGATGCATTACGCAAAGATCCGTTATACGTTGGTTTAGATCAAGAACGGGATTACTCTGACAAATACTACCAGTTTGTTGATAATTTTGTTCAAGAAGCCGAAGACCTCTTCCCGAACCTGTACCTGCACTTTGAAGACTTTGGGCGGGCCAACGCCGCTAACATCCTTGATAAGTACAAGGATCAATTCCTGGTCTTTAATGATGACATCCAAGGAACGGGCATTATCGTGTTAGCTGGAGTACTGGGCGCCTTAAACATCTCTGGGGAAAAGATGACGGACCAAACTTACCTCTGTTATGGAGCTGGAACGGCCGGAGCCGGAATTGCCCAGCGGGTCTGTGAAGAAATGGTGCAAGCAGGTCTCTCGGAAGCAGAAGCTAAAAAACACTTCTACATGGTTGACAAGCAGGGACTCTTGTTTGATGACATGCCGGATTTAACTCCCGCTCAAAAAGCATTTGCACGGAGTCGTTCTGAATTTGAAAACAGTGAAACTTTAACTGATCTGCTTTCAATTGTGAAGGCGGTGCAACCAACTATCATGGTTGGAACGTCAACGAACCCTGGATCCTTCACGGAAGACGTTGTGAAGGAAATGGCTGCTCACACGGAACGGCCCATTATTCTCCCAATTTCTAACCCAACCAAGTTATGTGAAGCTAAAGCTGCTGACTTGATTAAGTGGACTGACGGTCGGGCCTTAGTTGCTACCGGGGTTCCAAGTGCTCCCGTTGAATACAATGGAGTTACTTACGAAATTGGTCAAGCTAACAACGCCTTGGTTTACCCGGGAATTGGTTTAGGTGCAATCGCTGCTACGGCCACTACGTTAAATGATGAAATGATTAGTGCAGCGGCTCACTCACTTGGTGGAATTGTTGATCCAAGTCAACCAGGGGCTGCTATCTTACCACCAGTTGATCAATTAACTAAGTTCTCGCAAACGGTTGCGAATGCGGTAGCGCAAAGCGCAGTTGATCAAGGAGTGACCCGAGAAAAGATTAGTGACGTGAAGGGTGCAGTTGAAAACGAAAAATGGTACCCCGTTTACACTGATCTCACTAATTTAGCTAACAAATAA
- a CDS encoding LysR substrate-binding domain-containing protein, whose protein sequence is MKLQDLLYFNKLVELQSYTAVSEYFGVRQPTISIAIHRLEHEFNTELINRNQSHHHIKINQAGATLYAHTQKIATQVKEIQRDLDNQSGEHINFGMPPIVAHYYFPELAVTLRSDGILDSLDHVEGGSASLLERLKKGSVDVALLGSATPLASPTIAAQVVAQSDFKLIVAKDSPLAQQPSVKIKALASQDVITFTPDFIHQQVFADLLKEHSLHVHVSYTTSDVELLKQLVSRGVGAALLTDEAIQPGDDLVALTIADDELPPFYVSVAYRKSHVLTPKEQSLIAVLTNHIQAP, encoded by the coding sequence ATCAAACTCCAAGACCTACTTTATTTTAATAAGCTGGTGGAACTGCAGAGTTACACGGCGGTTTCTGAATACTTTGGCGTACGCCAACCAACCATCTCAATCGCCATCCACCGGCTGGAGCATGAATTTAACACAGAATTAATTAATCGGAATCAGTCCCACCACCACATCAAAATTAACCAAGCGGGAGCTACTCTCTACGCGCACACCCAAAAAATTGCCACTCAGGTTAAAGAAATCCAACGGGATTTGGACAACCAAAGTGGAGAACACATTAACTTTGGGATGCCGCCGATCGTTGCCCATTATTACTTCCCGGAACTGGCCGTCACCCTCCGTTCCGACGGGATTCTTGATAGTCTTGATCACGTGGAGGGTGGTTCAGCATCCCTACTCGAACGGCTCAAAAAGGGAAGCGTCGATGTGGCACTGTTAGGTTCGGCGACCCCCCTTGCCAGCCCCACAATTGCAGCCCAGGTCGTCGCTCAGAGTGACTTCAAACTAATCGTGGCCAAGGACTCCCCGCTCGCACAACAACCAAGTGTCAAAATCAAAGCCCTAGCAAGCCAGGATGTCATCACCTTTACCCCCGACTTCATCCACCAGCAGGTCTTTGCTGATCTCCTAAAAGAGCACAGTTTACACGTTCACGTGAGCTACACTACCAGTGACGTGGAATTACTCAAACAGTTAGTTAGCCGCGGAGTGGGGGCCGCGCTCCTCACGGACGAAGCCATTCAACCCGGTGATGACCTAGTGGCCCTCACGATTGCAGACGATGAACTGCCCCCCTTTTACGTCTCGGTTGCCTACCGCAAAAGCCACGTGCTCACCCCTAAGGAACAGTCGTTGATTGCAGTTTTAACTAACCACATCCAAGCCCCGTAA
- a CDS encoding multicopper oxidase family protein: MEDQAKHHVYTDYFFNESAYDYHDGGYVPLEKHDAPESKLNIPELLKPDKVEGNDVWYTVEAQPGETQILPGEPTKTWGYNQSLLGKTIIYEDGKNYHVTLKNSLPELTTYHWHGLDVSGPYIDGGCHAPVYPGEAKEIEFPIHQPAATTWLHAHPCPLTGWDVWHGLACAVVVKDQHEATLPLPRNYGVDDLPVILQDRRFDEHNQWNYDDDYDPDGTAGPTALINGTVNPYFDVTTQKLRLRFLDGSNRREWRLHLSDDMVMTQIASDGGLLPEPVYLTKLMMTCAERTEVVLDFGKYKPGDEVTLYSDDTPILKFKIHEFATDDTEIPDHLADVEYPDPDKDALVHQVVMSGTDEEVQINGKKFGMMRIDDRQELGKSEYWDITNTNDCCGGMIHPYHSHGGQFMVVSRNGKAPYPNERGYKDTIGVNAGETVRVKMKFNLPGVFMYHCHIIEHEDGGMMAQLQVYTKDDPHKKYKLMDMKTLMDALAEERHCRPEDLKIKSLESYHKMGMDMC; the protein is encoded by the coding sequence ATGGAAGATCAAGCAAAGCACCACGTTTATACTGATTACTTTTTCAACGAATCCGCTTATGATTATCACGATGGCGGCTACGTTCCGTTGGAAAAGCACGATGCTCCCGAAAGTAAGCTCAACATCCCCGAATTACTCAAACCTGACAAGGTCGAGGGGAATGATGTTTGGTACACCGTGGAAGCCCAACCAGGGGAAACCCAAATTTTACCGGGGGAACCAACCAAAACCTGGGGTTACAATCAAAGTTTGTTGGGGAAAACGATTATTTATGAAGATGGTAAAAACTACCATGTTACCCTAAAAAATAGTCTTCCCGAATTAACTACCTACCACTGGCACGGCCTAGACGTTTCTGGTCCGTACATTGACGGTGGTTGTCACGCACCGGTTTACCCTGGGGAAGCTAAGGAAATCGAATTCCCAATCCATCAACCAGCTGCAACAACTTGGTTGCACGCTCATCCGTGTCCTTTAACTGGTTGGGACGTTTGGCATGGCCTTGCGTGTGCGGTGGTCGTCAAAGACCAACACGAAGCAACGTTGCCATTGCCACGGAACTACGGGGTGGACGATCTTCCGGTAATCCTGCAAGACCGCCGGTTTGACGAACACAACCAGTGGAACTACGACGATGACTACGATCCCGATGGAACTGCCGGTCCAACGGCCCTAATTAACGGAACCGTCAATCCCTACTTTGACGTTACCACGCAAAAATTGCGGTTACGATTCTTAGACGGTTCGAACCGGCGGGAATGGCGTTTGCACCTCAGCGATGACATGGTGATGACCCAAATCGCTTCTGACGGTGGCTTATTGCCTGAACCAGTTTACCTAACCAAGTTAATGATGACCTGTGCCGAACGGACGGAAGTTGTTTTAGACTTTGGCAAGTACAAACCAGGCGACGAAGTGACCTTGTACTCTGATGACACGCCGATTCTCAAGTTCAAGATTCACGAATTCGCCACGGATGACACGGAAATTCCGGATCACCTTGCTGACGTCGAGTATCCAGATCCTGACAAAGACGCCTTGGTCCACCAAGTTGTAATGTCTGGAACTGACGAAGAAGTTCAAATCAACGGGAAAAAATTTGGGATGATGCGGATTGATGACCGACAAGAACTCGGAAAATCCGAATACTGGGACATCACGAACACTAACGATTGTTGTGGGGGCATGATTCACCCCTACCACTCCCACGGTGGTCAGTTCATGGTAGTTTCGCGAAATGGAAAAGCACCATATCCCAACGAGCGCGGTTACAAAGATACCATCGGGGTCAACGCGGGCGAAACCGTGCGGGTGAAGATGAAATTTAACCTCCCCGGGGTCTTCATGTACCACTGCCACATCATCGAACACGAAGATGGGGGCATGATGGCACAACTACAGGTTTACACCAAGGATGATCCGCACAAGAAATACAAACTGATGGACATGAAAACCTTGATGGATGCCCTGGCTGAAGAACGGCACTGTCGTCCAGAAGACTTGAAAATCAAGAGCTTGGAATCCTACCACAAGATGGGCATGGACATGTGTTAA
- a CDS encoding oligopeptide ABC transporter substrate-binding protein → MKKRHKLALWGSVAVVALSLAACSNGGSDATAKTPKLPQTYSAAGKSDAKANDGTLKIGEVSPSPFTGISDPILLGDKTDADVFLPGGQNNLFATDNNYKIKDGGLANLRLDRKNNTATIILRNNAKWSNGMPVTAKDVEYAYEVLANPQTKSQQYSDDFEHIKGMKDYHDGKADKITGISFPDGENGKKTVIQYDRITPAMQYAGNYFMWGTVEPYEYLKDVKIPDLVASDKIRKTPIFTGAYKLDKVVEGESTSWSPNKYYWGKKAHIKHINIQIVSPSNVTAALKAKKYDFTQGVQSAADYPKIAKMSNYQVVGQPDLGYYYFGFNLGHFDTKTNKQVTDKNKKMNNKNLRQAMMYAIDQDEVAKKFGNGVSWRANTLIPPVFKKYYNKQAQGYPYDEAKANKLLDQAGYKKKGKWRVQPNGKPLEINFAASNSSEASNATSKYYVQQWRKIGLNVKFTTGKLMEGNSYLDALRKPDNKDIDVWRGGFSVSSEPTPTALYGKSAPFNMGHFVSKENTQLMNNMNNDKAWNEKYRAKQFKDWQEYMNKEAAYAPSSFSLDWQPVNKRVKGYSVKPADSDNQFSNLQLTQTETK, encoded by the coding sequence TCCCACAAACCTATAGTGCTGCAGGGAAATCAGATGCTAAGGCGAACGATGGGACTTTGAAAATCGGCGAGGTTTCTCCATCTCCGTTTACTGGGATTTCCGATCCAATTTTATTGGGTGATAAAACGGATGCAGATGTTTTTCTCCCAGGCGGACAAAATAACCTGTTTGCCACCGATAATAATTACAAGATTAAAGATGGTGGGTTGGCAAACCTGCGTTTAGACCGGAAAAATAATACGGCAACCATCATCTTGCGAAATAATGCCAAGTGGTCGAACGGAATGCCGGTTACGGCTAAGGACGTGGAGTATGCCTACGAAGTATTGGCTAATCCCCAAACGAAATCACAGCAATATTCAGATGACTTTGAACACATCAAGGGAATGAAGGATTACCACGACGGGAAGGCCGATAAGATTACGGGAATCTCTTTCCCAGATGGTGAAAACGGCAAGAAGACGGTTATTCAATATGATCGGATCACACCGGCCATGCAGTACGCTGGAAACTACTTCATGTGGGGAACAGTTGAACCGTATGAATACTTGAAGGACGTTAAGATTCCGGATCTCGTTGCTTCTGATAAGATTCGGAAAACACCGATCTTTACCGGGGCTTACAAGCTTGATAAAGTCGTGGAAGGGGAGTCAACGAGTTGGAGTCCGAATAAGTATTACTGGGGTAAAAAGGCGCATATCAAACACATCAACATTCAAATCGTTTCACCAAGTAACGTGACGGCCGCGTTGAAAGCGAAGAAGTATGACTTTACCCAGGGAGTCCAATCTGCAGCTGACTATCCAAAGATTGCCAAAATGAGTAACTACCAAGTGGTTGGGCAACCTGATTTAGGATATTACTACTTTGGATTTAACCTAGGGCACTTCGACACGAAGACTAATAAGCAGGTTACCGACAAGAACAAGAAAATGAATAACAAGAATTTGCGCCAGGCCATGATGTATGCCATTGACCAGGATGAAGTTGCTAAGAAGTTTGGAAACGGGGTTTCTTGGCGAGCTAATACCCTGATTCCACCGGTCTTTAAGAAGTACTATAACAAACAGGCTCAGGGATACCCATACGATGAAGCCAAAGCCAATAAATTGTTAGATCAAGCTGGTTACAAGAAGAAAGGTAAATGGCGGGTACAGCCAAATGGGAAACCATTGGAAATTAACTTTGCGGCGTCAAATAGTTCTGAAGCTTCAAATGCAACTAGTAAGTATTACGTTCAGCAATGGCGGAAGATCGGCCTGAACGTGAAGTTTACCACTGGTAAGTTGATGGAAGGAAATAGTTATCTAGACGCATTGAGAAAACCTGATAACAAGGACATTGATGTTTGGCGGGGCGGATTCTCGGTTAGTTCTGAACCCACTCCTACTGCACTGTATGGGAAGAGCGCGCCATTCAACATGGGTCACTTTGTATCCAAGGAAAACACGCAACTGATGAACAACATGAATAACGACAAGGCTTGGAATGAAAAATACCGGGCTAAACAGTTCAAGGACTGGCAGGAATACATGAACAAGGAAGCAGCTTATGCTCCAAGTTCATTCTCACTAGATTGGCAGCCAGTTAACAAACGGGTGAAGGGCTATAGTGTTAAACCAGCTGATAGCGACAACCAATTTAGTAATTTGCAACTTACGCAAACTGAAACCAAATAA